A window of Elusimicrobiota bacterium contains these coding sequences:
- a CDS encoding patatin-like phospholipase family protein, which yields MTRKFLRSAAALWIGLTLATPAPALAEASAAPTDTALWDTLWSRLRALPADRRPRVGLVLSGGGARGLAHIGVLKVLEREKVPLDLIVGTSVGALVGALYASGLPAGQIENLSAESGWSQLTDLSAAGVVRLLVTERLLSTRKMEAYLTAHIGDKKFADLKTEFACVAADLRTGEQIVLREGSVALAARASATMPGIFEPVPFRHRLLVDGGIVDNVPTDVAKRLGVDILICVYTPADFSRHTVTNVLGTLTQALYIQGQVISEERLGLADFVIRPDVSEVGAMELWRSRECVEAGQRAAETAWPDLRRRMVEKFFDRWLAGPALAEAAK from the coding sequence TTGACCCGTAAATTTCTTCGTTCCGCGGCCGCTTTGTGGATCGGCCTGACCTTGGCAACGCCCGCCCCGGCTTTGGCGGAGGCTTCGGCGGCGCCCACGGACACCGCTCTCTGGGACACGCTGTGGTCCCGACTGCGGGCCCTGCCGGCGGACCGCCGACCCCGGGTGGGATTGGTGTTGTCGGGCGGGGGCGCCCGGGGCCTGGCCCACATCGGCGTCCTCAAGGTGTTGGAACGGGAAAAGGTGCCGCTGGATTTAATCGTGGGAACCAGCGTTGGGGCCCTGGTCGGCGCCCTCTACGCCTCGGGCCTTCCCGCCGGGCAAATCGAAAATTTGAGCGCCGAATCGGGCTGGTCGCAATTGACGGATTTATCGGCCGCGGGGGTGGTTCGCCTTCTGGTGACCGAACGGCTGCTCTCGACCCGGAAAATGGAAGCGTACCTCACCGCCCACATCGGAGATAAAAAATTCGCGGATTTGAAAACGGAGTTCGCCTGCGTGGCCGCCGACCTCCGCACCGGGGAGCAGATCGTCCTGCGGGAGGGCTCCGTGGCCCTGGCGGCCCGGGCCAGCGCGACCATGCCCGGGATTTTCGAGCCCGTTCCTTTCCGCCATCGTTTGCTGGTCGACGGCGGCATCGTGGACAACGTGCCGACGGACGTGGCCAAGCGGCTCGGGGTTGATATCCTTATTTGCGTTTACACCCCGGCGGATTTCAGCCGGCACACGGTGACCAACGTGTTGGGCACGCTGACCCAGGCGCTTTACATTCAGGGCCAGGTGATCAGCGAGGAGCGGCTGGGGCTGGCGGATTTCGTCATCCGACCCGACGTCTCGGAAGTGGGCGCCATGGAACTTTGGCGTTCCCGGGAATGCGTCGAGGCCGGCCAGCGGGCCGCCGAAACCGCCTGGCCGGATTTGCGTCGGCGGATGGTGGAGAAATTTTTTGACCGTTGGCTGGCGGGCCCCGCCTTGGCCGAGGCGGCGAAATGA